In a genomic window of Aquila chrysaetos chrysaetos chromosome Z, bAquChr1.4, whole genome shotgun sequence:
- the IDNK gene encoding probable gluconokinase, whose product MVLVVVMGVSGSGKTTVGSRLAAKLGWKFYDADDYHSLENKKKMEEGKPLNDEDRMPWLCALHDILRREDAFGQDAILACSALKKMYRYVLLSGAFAIASNQPEESGENEALKILFVHLDGPTDIIAGRLEKRRGHFMPPELLKSQFDTLEPPSAPENFITVSLEKSLPEIVLEIESVIFQGEAFLE is encoded by the exons atggtgctggtggtggtgatgggtGTGAGCGGCTCGGGGAA GACGACGGTTGGGTCGCGGCTGGCAGCGAAG ctggGGTGGAAATTCTACGATGCAGACGATTATCATTCTCTCgagaataaaaagaagatggaagagGGGAAACCATTAAATGATGAG GACAGGATGCCCTGGCTTTGTGCACTGCATGATATACTAAGGAG AGAAGACGCATTTGGACAAGATGCAATTCTGGCCTGTTCTGCACTGAAGAAGATGTATAGGTATGTGTTACTTAGTGGAGCATTTGCAATTGCAAGCAACCAGCCAGAGGAATCGGGAGAAAATGAAGCACTGAAGATCCTCTTTGTTCATTTGGATGGGCCTACAGACATCATTGCTGGCcgcctggagaagaggagaggacaTTTTATGCCACCTGAACTACTCAAGTCTCAGTTTGATACTCTGGAGCCTCCTAGTGCACCAGAAAACTTTATTACTGTCAGTCTAGAAAAATCTCTCCCTGAAATAGTGCTGGAGATTGAGAGCGTAATTTTTCAGGGTGAGGCTTTTCTGGAGTAA